The following proteins come from a genomic window of Gimesia chilikensis:
- a CDS encoding SMP-30/gluconolactonase/LRE family protein, whose product MKAFLILTLGATLMLSNIAYAQKPAGKLFEAGKPLGAVNEAGEFVPLSSNVKVYGSFRFAESCVYDPTRNLIVVLNAGVSQDQAKNDGYVSLLNPDGSVHTTKWIGATRNGLTLNHPLGSAIHNGTLYTADIDVVRTFDLATGKPGKAFPVEGSTFLNGIAVNKAGTIFVSNSKPENRVYKITADGDVSIFVDGDPLKIPNGVAIDPDGNVVVVNVGNNDVMTFNPDNGKLLRTEHAAEGGNDGLVILPDGTKYVSSVRFGSVSKISPGKPAQVIASGIPSAASMGYDSRQKQLIIPMNNNNAVAFLKLED is encoded by the coding sequence ATGAAAGCGTTCTTAATTCTGACCCTCGGGGCGACGTTAATGCTGAGCAACATAGCCTACGCTCAGAAACCTGCCGGAAAATTGTTTGAGGCAGGAAAACCACTGGGAGCCGTCAATGAGGCCGGAGAGTTCGTTCCCCTCTCCAGCAACGTCAAGGTGTATGGCAGTTTTCGTTTTGCGGAGAGCTGCGTCTACGACCCGACCCGCAATCTGATCGTCGTGTTGAATGCCGGGGTTTCCCAGGACCAGGCGAAAAATGATGGTTATGTTTCACTGTTGAATCCGGACGGGTCCGTGCATACCACGAAATGGATTGGGGCAACGCGCAACGGCCTGACGCTCAATCATCCACTGGGAAGTGCGATTCACAACGGAACCCTGTATACCGCGGATATCGATGTGGTCCGCACGTTCGATCTCGCGACCGGCAAACCAGGGAAAGCCTTTCCTGTGGAAGGTTCCACATTCCTGAACGGCATTGCCGTTAATAAAGCAGGGACGATCTTTGTTTCCAATTCGAAGCCGGAAAACCGCGTCTATAAAATCACCGCAGACGGTGACGTTTCGATCTTCGTAGACGGTGATCCGCTCAAGATTCCGAACGGCGTCGCCATCGATCCGGATGGAAATGTGGTCGTGGTCAATGTAGGCAACAATGACGTCATGACTTTTAATCCGGATAACGGCAAACTGCTCCGCACCGAGCACGCCGCGGAAGGGGGCAACGATGGCCTGGTGATCCTGCCCGACGGAACCAAGTACGTCAGCAGTGTCCGTTTCGGCAGCGTCTCAAAAATCAGCCCCGGTAAACCGGCCCAGGTCATCGCTTCGGGCATTCCGAGTGCCGCCTCGATGGGCTACGATTCCAGACAGAAGCAGTTGATCATCCCCATGAACAACAACAATGCCGTCGCTTTTCTCAAACTGGAAGACTGA
- a CDS encoding serine/threonine protein kinase, with protein sequence MSNSHAEKVQQTFLAALEVDEEQRGAWLVQKCGSDEALLTEVRSLLNHADPSVDLLEQKLDEVVADIPHLDEEAEPAATQETDELEEDIDCDDFLSKLSAVGVLSPDEFASVSDSVSTGTTPPDARQLASQLVTNGKLTSYQASALLKGEPELLIDKYLILDLIDVGGMGMVFKALHRTMHRIVALKMMSQQMLASEDQVRRFKREVRVAATLEHPNIVRAYDADEARGVHFLVMEYVRGDNLSRIVRTSGPLSLNQAVDCIRQTAIGLQHAHERGIVHRDIKPGNLLLDDQGTVKILDLGLAHIDDSLRHSPAGSETTDDESGRPFVSQSELTAAGAILGTASFMAPEQSLDAHLVDFRSDIYSLGCTLYFLLTGEAPYTGNTIFKVFVQHREGDIPPLQKQRPDVPDSVAAVFEKMVAKKPEDRYQTARELIVALEDCHIPPPVKEVPQPSRQTIDTPSDPGPTISDPGTIQYANSTSSAQKRYLLAAACAIVLVGITAFLWPRESDQIGALPAGENSFEVTEPVPALVTAPAEKEQIPDQPVTPQTSLADLLASGEWEWQVTKNLGPLINSNEFEFGGDITADGLTLVFTTCRDKSNQKSPSHLWIATRTSLDAPWSNPEILPPEANLEGYNTLPQISADGLSLSFKHKNSQYFLTTRKSLNDPWQEAIPDPIAVGHRRDYRLTPDGLTAFRPRIVTAENQFPGRESSLMIWRRDALDSLFGERSEETLPVDQRIGNVGSLSDDGRFYLFHQKEALETDPDEALGKLHYSTRPDWNSAWSEPVLAFKNDPNPSGRPRLLRDGRSFLFVAGRPGGYGASDLWLAELVRKTPEAETSETKDTTSAEE encoded by the coding sequence ATGAGTAATTCACACGCGGAGAAAGTCCAGCAGACGTTCCTGGCGGCTTTGGAAGTGGACGAGGAACAACGAGGCGCCTGGCTGGTTCAGAAATGTGGTTCTGATGAAGCACTGCTCACCGAAGTCAGGTCGCTGTTGAATCACGCCGATCCCTCTGTTGATTTGCTGGAACAGAAGCTGGATGAGGTCGTGGCTGATATTCCTCACCTGGATGAGGAAGCGGAACCGGCTGCGACTCAAGAAACAGACGAACTAGAGGAAGATATCGACTGCGATGACTTTCTTTCGAAGCTGTCCGCAGTTGGCGTACTCTCGCCGGACGAATTCGCGTCGGTCAGCGATTCGGTTTCGACTGGAACGACTCCCCCCGATGCACGGCAGCTGGCTTCGCAACTCGTCACCAACGGTAAGCTGACCTCGTACCAGGCGTCCGCCCTGCTTAAAGGTGAGCCTGAGCTGTTAATCGACAAATACCTGATCCTCGATCTGATCGACGTCGGCGGGATGGGCATGGTCTTCAAAGCCCTGCACCGCACGATGCACCGGATTGTAGCTCTGAAGATGATGTCACAGCAGATGCTGGCTTCGGAAGATCAGGTGCGACGTTTCAAACGGGAAGTCCGTGTTGCTGCAACGCTCGAACATCCAAATATCGTCCGGGCCTATGATGCCGACGAGGCCCGGGGGGTCCATTTTCTGGTGATGGAGTATGTGCGTGGCGACAACCTCAGCCGGATCGTGCGTACTTCCGGTCCGCTTTCCCTGAACCAGGCCGTCGATTGTATTCGCCAGACCGCGATCGGACTGCAACACGCGCACGAACGTGGCATCGTACATCGGGACATCAAACCTGGCAACCTGCTGCTGGATGATCAGGGAACAGTCAAAATTCTCGACCTGGGACTGGCACACATTGACGACTCACTGCGACATTCGCCTGCCGGCTCCGAAACCACCGATGATGAGAGTGGCCGCCCGTTCGTCAGTCAGTCAGAACTGACGGCAGCCGGGGCGATTCTGGGGACGGCGTCGTTCATGGCTCCCGAGCAGTCGCTGGATGCGCATCTGGTTGACTTCCGATCCGACATCTACAGTCTGGGCTGCACGCTCTATTTCCTGCTGACCGGTGAAGCCCCCTACACCGGAAACACGATCTTCAAAGTCTTCGTCCAACACCGGGAGGGCGACATTCCCCCGTTACAGAAACAACGCCCGGATGTCCCCGATTCCGTCGCAGCCGTCTTTGAAAAAATGGTCGCCAAGAAACCAGAAGACCGCTATCAGACTGCCCGGGAGCTGATTGTCGCCCTGGAAGACTGTCACATTCCGCCGCCGGTTAAAGAAGTGCCTCAACCTTCCCGACAGACGATTGATACCCCGTCTGATCCCGGACCGACCATCAGTGATCCGGGGACGATTCAATATGCCAACTCCACCAGTTCTGCTCAGAAACGTTATCTGCTGGCAGCGGCGTGTGCGATTGTGCTGGTGGGCATCACAGCCTTCCTCTGGCCACGCGAGTCTGATCAGATCGGCGCCCTGCCTGCCGGCGAAAATTCATTTGAGGTCACTGAACCCGTTCCTGCTCTCGTCACAGCGCCAGCTGAAAAGGAACAAATTCCAGATCAACCAGTCACTCCGCAGACATCACTGGCTGACCTGCTGGCCTCGGGAGAATGGGAATGGCAGGTGACCAAAAATCTGGGCCCCCTGATTAACTCGAATGAATTTGAGTTCGGTGGAGACATCACGGCCGATGGCCTCACCCTCGTATTTACTACCTGCCGTGATAAATCAAACCAGAAAAGTCCCAGTCATTTATGGATCGCGACACGCACCTCACTCGATGCTCCCTGGTCTAATCCTGAAATTCTCCCCCCCGAAGCCAATCTTGAGGGGTATAACACATTACCTCAGATTTCAGCAGACGGACTGAGTCTTTCATTCAAACACAAAAATTCACAATATTTTCTTACGACACGCAAGAGTTTGAATGATCCCTGGCAGGAAGCGATCCCTGACCCCATCGCCGTCGGCCACAGACGCGATTACCGGCTCACCCCTGACGGTTTGACCGCATTCCGTCCCCGCATAGTAACTGCAGAGAATCAATTCCCTGGTCGGGAAAGCAGCCTGATGATCTGGCGGCGTGACGCCTTAGACAGCCTCTTTGGGGAACGATCAGAGGAAACACTGCCCGTTGACCAAAGGATTGGTAATGTTGGTTCCCTGAGCGATGATGGCCGGTTTTATCTCTTTCATCAGAAAGAGGCTCTGGAAACGGATCCGGATGAAGCCTTGGGTAAGCTGCACTACTCAACTCGTCCCGACTGGAATTCGGCCTGGTCAGAGCCGGTTCTCGCTTTTAAAAACGATCCTAATCCCTCGGGACGTCCCCGGTTATTACGGGATGGCAGAAGCTTTCTGTTTGTTGCCGGCCGCCCCGGTGGTTATGGGGCCAGCGACCTGTGGCTGGCTGAACTGGTCCGCAAAACGCCTGAGGCGGAGACCAGCGAAACCAAGGATACCACCTCAGCTGAAGAGTAG
- a CDS encoding ECF-type sigma factor — protein MTVPPDGTTNSWDQSIYDQLHGLAERALSRESAGHSLQPTLLVNDAYLKLQEQQNLDPADRSLMLAAGATIIRRLLVDYARQRKRLKRGGNDGRGIPLHISVADDANQLDILELNDALETLASELPRAARIVELKFFGGLTGEEIAEQLDVSLRTVNNDWKYAKAWLYRELGPGTESDSADE, from the coding sequence ATGACCGTACCGCCAGACGGAACCACAAATAGCTGGGATCAATCGATTTACGACCAGCTACATGGTCTGGCTGAACGGGCTTTAAGTCGCGAAAGTGCAGGACATTCCCTGCAACCCACGCTGCTCGTCAACGACGCGTACCTTAAACTGCAGGAACAGCAGAATCTGGATCCCGCAGATCGATCCCTGATGCTGGCCGCCGGCGCGACCATTATTCGTCGCCTGCTCGTCGATTACGCCCGGCAGCGAAAACGACTCAAACGGGGAGGAAATGACGGTCGAGGAATTCCGTTGCACATTTCTGTCGCCGATGACGCCAATCAGTTAGACATCCTGGAATTGAATGACGCCCTGGAGACGCTCGCCAGCGAGTTACCCCGGGCAGCCAGGATTGTGGAACTGAAATTTTTTGGTGGTTTGACGGGCGAGGAGATCGCCGAACAGCTGGATGTCTCATTGCGGACAGTCAACAACGACTGGAAGTATGCGAAAGCCTGGTTGTATCGCGAGCTCGGTCCCGGCACAGAAAGTGATTCTGCAGATGAGTAA